The following proteins are co-located in the Deltaproteobacteria bacterium genome:
- a CDS encoding zinc ribbon domain-containing protein: MPIYEYRCLACGEVLEIFHGVGEKDDLLECKCCGSKDLERVLSPTSFSFKGEVSEGTGPRCCERGVSCDNPKRCCEK, translated from the coding sequence ATGCCAATCTATGAATATCGTTGTCTGGCCTGTGGAGAGGTCTTAGAAATCTTTCATGGTGTGGGTGAGAAGGACGACCTGCTCGAGTGCAAGTGTTGTGGCAGCAAAGACCTCGAGAGGGTTCTCTCCCCTACCTCCTTTTCCTTCAAGGGCGAAGTCAGTGAGGGAACAGGCCCAAGGTGTTGCGAGAGGGGGGTATCCTGCGACAATCCTAAGCGTTGTTGCGAAAAATAA
- a CDS encoding phosphotransferase, with protein MIWSSASKTKTNPPPGYHLLREGRREIMVRDGYEDRLRHQGLLDPVGLWAKTSPPAQMMGRGEILLIKEQDEVAVRRYRHGGLLRRLTGDLFFFGSRPFNEVEVTEEIKSAGIPSLKILAAIVEREWGRWYRGYLITRYLPEAMDLIRYLAQEPQGKRRREAIEKAGDAVRKMHQQGIYHADLHLKNFLVEEEKKLKVYLIDFDKSKIYAHLHPSQRMKNLKRLDRSAEKLRGEGLPLTKKDKGIFCRAYALGDKEIRPFIRAYLERYRWYRFLYRWGWWIAKVFYPRQRPWRKSIT; from the coding sequence GTGATCTGGAGTTCAGCATCAAAAACTAAGACCAACCCCCCTCCAGGTTATCACCTTCTGCGGGAGGGCAGGAGGGAGATCATGGTGCGGGATGGATATGAAGATCGCCTCCGCCACCAGGGTCTCTTGGACCCCGTAGGACTCTGGGCGAAAACCTCTCCCCCTGCCCAGATGATGGGAAGGGGTGAAATACTCCTTATTAAGGAGCAAGATGAGGTGGCCGTCAGGAGGTATCGGCATGGGGGGCTTTTGCGCCGCCTCACCGGGGACCTCTTTTTCTTCGGTTCCCGCCCCTTTAATGAGGTAGAAGTCACCGAGGAGATAAAATCTGCCGGCATCCCAAGCTTAAAGATCCTCGCAGCCATTGTAGAGAGGGAATGGGGAAGGTGGTACAGGGGGTATCTCATCACCAGATACCTACCTGAGGCAATGGATTTGATCCGCTACCTCGCCCAAGAACCGCAGGGCAAAAGGAGACGAGAGGCCATCGAGAAGGCCGGGGATGCGGTGAGGAAGATGCACCAACAGGGAATATATCACGCTGACCTTCACCTCAAGAACTTTTTGGTAGAGGAAGAGAAAAAGTTAAAGGTATATCTGATAGATTTTGACAAATCCAAGATCTACGCCCACCTGCACCCCTCCCAGAGGATGAAAAACCTGAAGAGGTTGGACAGGTCAGCGGAAAAGCTCAGGGGAGAGGGGCTCCCCCTCACAAAAAAGGATAAGGGGATATTCTGTCGTGCCTATGCCCTGGGGGATAAAGAGATCCGTCCCTTCATAAGGGCCTACCTGGAGAGGTACAGGTGGTATAGGTTCCTCTATCGATGGGGATGGTGGATCGCCAAGGTCTTTTATCCCCGTCAGAGACCCTGGAGGAAATCTATCACTTGA
- a CDS encoding cation diffusion facilitator family transporter yields the protein MSLEQSEKVAFLSIIFNALLTVMKYVLALLSGSVALMADAIHSLTDVVSSASVLMGIKLSKRRSKTFPYGLYKVENLVSLVMSLLIFVAGYEIFREAFAPHEPLHVELIPWAIAGVTVAILATYLFSRYQLRIGRQINSPSVIADAQHIKTDMFSSIIIMVGLVGGLFRIPYLDKGAALVIVFFIARTGYRILVDAIRVLLDASLDFETLDRVKTLILSEPQVKGIKGLWGRNSGRYRFIEADLTLKVRDLEKAHFVSDKIAERIKTEIPYVDHVLIHYEPVPKETITFVVPLDRDKETISEHFGEAPYFYLITLQNKDGGVLEEGFLNNPHLQEEEGKGIKVSEWLVQKGVDTVFTKKSFEGKGPFYVFSNAEVEMILTPEKRLRDLEFSIKN from the coding sequence ATGAGTCTCGAACAGAGTGAAAAGGTAGCGTTCCTCTCCATCATCTTCAACGCCCTTCTTACCGTAATGAAGTATGTGCTGGCCCTTCTGTCAGGAAGCGTCGCCCTGATGGCAGATGCCATTCATTCCCTCACCGATGTGGTCTCCTCAGCCTCGGTTTTGATGGGGATCAAACTTTCCAAAAGGCGTTCCAAAACGTTCCCCTACGGTCTCTATAAAGTAGAAAATTTGGTCTCGTTGGTCATGTCCCTGCTCATCTTCGTTGCTGGTTATGAAATCTTCCGAGAGGCCTTTGCCCCTCATGAGCCCTTGCATGTGGAACTCATCCCCTGGGCCATCGCAGGTGTTACCGTGGCTATCTTGGCCACGTATTTGTTTTCTCGGTACCAATTGCGAATAGGCCGGCAAATTAATTCACCGAGCGTCATCGCCGACGCCCAGCACATCAAGACCGATATGTTCTCATCCATTATCATTATGGTAGGTCTGGTAGGGGGGCTCTTCCGGATTCCTTATCTCGACAAAGGGGCCGCTCTGGTGATCGTTTTCTTCATCGCCAGAACAGGGTACCGGATCTTGGTGGATGCCATACGGGTCCTCCTGGACGCCTCCCTGGACTTTGAGACCTTGGATAGGGTCAAGACCCTCATCCTCTCCGAGCCACAGGTGAAGGGAATAAAGGGACTCTGGGGGAGGAATTCAGGACGATATAGGTTTATCGAGGCCGACCTTACCCTCAAGGTGAGGGACCTGGAGAAGGCCCATTTTGTCAGCGATAAGATCGCAGAGCGGATCAAAACAGAGATACCCTATGTGGACCATGTCCTCATCCACTATGAACCTGTCCCCAAAGAGACAATCACTTTTGTCGTCCCCCTGGATAGGGATAAAGAGACCATCTCGGAACACTTCGGTGAAGCCCCCTACTTCTATCTGATCACCCTTCAGAACAAAGACGGAGGTGTGTTGGAGGAGGGATTCCTCAACAACCCTCACTTGCAGGAGGAGGAAGGGAAGGGTATAAAGGTAAGTGAATGGTTGGTTCAGAAGGGGGTGGACACGGTCTTCACCAAGAAGAGCTTCGAGGGGAAAGGCCCCTTTTACGTCTTCTCCAATGCAGAGGTGGAGATGATCCTCACCCCAGAGAAGAGGCTTCGTGATCTGGAGTTCAGCATCAAAAACTAA
- a CDS encoding NifB/NifX family molybdenum-iron cluster-binding protein: MKIAISSTGNTLDSPIDPRFGRCQFFIFVDPETMEFEAVENQAMMAAGGAGPQATQFIANKGVEVIITGNVGPNAASSLMAAGLKIYVGASGTVRETLNLFKNNQLQDVSDATVGSHFGMGRGMGGGMGRGGRRRQ, from the coding sequence ATGAAAATAGCGATCAGTTCTACTGGAAATACCCTGGATTCGCCCATAGATCCCAGGTTTGGCCGCTGTCAGTTCTTCATCTTTGTAGACCCTGAGACCATGGAGTTCGAGGCCGTGGAGAATCAGGCCATGATGGCAGCCGGTGGTGCAGGCCCGCAGGCGACCCAGTTCATCGCCAACAAAGGGGTGGAAGTAATCATTACCGGCAATGTAGGGCCCAATGCCGCCTCCTCGCTCATGGCCGCTGGGCTCAAGATCTATGTAGGGGCCTCGGGCACGGTCAGGGAGACCCTTAACCTGTTCAAAAACAATCAACTGCAAGATGTAAGCGATGCAACAGTAGGATCCCACTTCGGCATGGGTAGAGGCATGGGCGGCGGAATGGGAAGAGGAGGAAGGAGAAGACAATAG
- a CDS encoding ATP-binding protein has product MKQLAILSGKGGTGKTTLVGAFSSLVENKVLADCDVDAADLFLILEPETIEKNDFYSGRKPRVDKEKCTECGICTELCRYDAIEDGKVDLLECERCGLCALGCPEEAITMEDAFSGEWFISETRYGPMIHARLGIGEENSGKLVAEVRKVAQSIAKERKIELIIIDGPPGIGCPVISSLAGANLALVVTEPTVAGIHDLERLVKLAQHFDIPPMICINKYDINPAQTLQIEDYCRREDLTLVGKVPFDIAVVKAMVEKKTVMEYPCPAIQDAIRDTWRRVEEVLNEKRTPHDPKGGGSD; this is encoded by the coding sequence ATGAAACAACTGGCCATTTTAAGCGGAAAGGGGGGGACAGGGAAGACCACCTTGGTGGGTGCCTTTTCATCCTTGGTCGAGAATAAGGTATTGGCAGACTGCGACGTAGATGCCGCTGACCTATTTCTCATCCTCGAGCCCGAGACCATTGAGAAGAATGACTTCTATTCAGGACGTAAGCCGAGGGTGGACAAGGAAAAATGCACGGAATGCGGCATATGCACCGAGTTGTGCCGCTATGATGCCATTGAAGATGGCAAAGTAGATCTCCTCGAGTGTGAGCGATGTGGTCTCTGTGCACTGGGATGCCCGGAGGAGGCCATCACTATGGAGGATGCCTTCTCTGGAGAGTGGTTCATCTCTGAGACGCGGTATGGGCCCATGATCCATGCCCGGCTGGGTATCGGGGAGGAAAATTCGGGCAAGTTGGTGGCAGAGGTGAGAAAAGTAGCCCAATCGATAGCGAAGGAGAGGAAGATAGAACTCATCATCATAGACGGGCCACCGGGGATCGGGTGCCCTGTAATCTCTTCCCTCGCAGGGGCAAATCTTGCCCTGGTCGTAACGGAGCCTACTGTTGCCGGCATCCATGACCTAGAGAGGCTGGTCAAGCTGGCCCAACACTTTGACATCCCCCCCATGATCTGTATCAACAAGTACGACATAAACCCAGCCCAGACCCTTCAGATCGAGGACTATTGTCGGCGCGAGGACCTCACATTGGTCGGAAAAGTACCCTTTGACATAGCCGTAGTTAAGGCCATGGTGGAGAAAAAGACGGTGATGGAATATCCTTGTCCGGCAATCCAGGATGCCATCAGGGATACCTGGCGAAGGGTGGAAGAGGTCCTTAACGAGAAGAGGACTCCCCATGACCCAAAGGGAGGAGGATCTGATTAA
- a CDS encoding ADP-ribosylglycohydrolase family protein — protein sequence MSEDLLTSLIDRFKGSALGAFVGDAMGREVEGWSWEMIRARYGILQGVGEGIYTDDTEMMIGIMESLQENLRFDPALTARRFLENFHPFRGYGSRIYGVMARLRQGTPWDQVGTDSWGNGGAMRIAPIGFFFYDDREKLKEVALLCTQITHRHSQGLAGAQTQAQAVGMATEKGLSGEAIDHTAFLEEIAQGVQEVDPHMAAEIERIKEIEMGGDLKDKIGQVAFTFSRDVSALGAVPAALASFLLNEDFRDTVVTAVNCGGDTDTIGAMAGAIAGAYYGFSSIPSEWLSPLENGEKGRDYVATLAEELARIKARGEGWI from the coding sequence ATGTCAGAGGATCTCTTGACCAGCCTCATCGATAGGTTTAAGGGCTCGGCCCTAGGGGCATTTGTAGGGGACGCCATGGGAAGGGAGGTGGAGGGGTGGTCCTGGGAGATGATCAGGGCCCGATATGGGATCCTGCAGGGGGTAGGGGAGGGGATCTACACCGATGATACCGAGATGATGATCGGGATTATGGAATCCCTCCAGGAGAACCTCCGCTTTGATCCGGCCCTTACCGCCAGGAGGTTTCTGGAGAACTTCCACCCCTTTCGGGGTTACGGCTCCCGCATCTATGGGGTCATGGCCCGGTTGCGCCAAGGGACCCCCTGGGATCAGGTGGGAACTGATAGCTGGGGTAATGGAGGTGCCATGCGCATTGCCCCCATCGGATTCTTCTTTTATGACGATAGGGAGAAATTGAAAGAAGTTGCGCTCCTCTGCACCCAGATCACCCATAGACATTCCCAGGGGCTGGCCGGGGCCCAGACCCAGGCCCAGGCAGTGGGGATGGCCACTGAGAAGGGGCTGAGCGGGGAAGCTATAGATCACACGGCCTTTCTCGAGGAGATCGCCCAGGGTGTGCAAGAGGTGGACCCCCACATGGCAGCAGAGATCGAACGGATCAAGGAGATAGAGATGGGTGGCGATCTGAAGGACAAGATCGGGCAGGTTGCCTTCACCTTCTCCCGGGATGTGAGCGCCCTCGGGGCCGTGCCAGCGGCCCTCGCCTCCTTTCTCCTCAACGAGGATTTTCGAGACACGGTGGTAACGGCGGTTAACTGCGGCGGAGATACCGATACCATCGGGGCCATGGCCGGGGCTATAGCAGGGGCATATTACGGATTTTCCTCTATTCCCTCAGAGTGGCTCTCGCCTCTGGAGAATGGAGAGAAGGGGAGGGACTACGTGGCAACACTTGCCGAGGAGCTGGCTCGAATCAAGGCGAGAGGGGAGGGATGGATCTGA
- a CDS encoding ATP-binding protein, with amino-acid sequence MIISVASGKGGTGKTTIATNMALALERVQLIDCDVEEPNAHLFLKPQIEKKITVAISIPCIDEEKCTYCGRCAEACEFNALVVFPQSVLVFDELCHGCGVCSYVCPEEAITEEEKEIGLIEMGSRDGIEFIHGRLNVGEPMATPIIRMEKSLIKKEGTIILDAPPGTSCPVIETVKGSDFCLLVTEPTPFGLNDLRLTVEMLKKLDIPMGILINRADVGNTGVAEYCQQEGIPIFLEIPMDRRIAKLYSEGTPLIGELPEYRDKFIDLFARIKEMVNGEGGK; translated from the coding sequence ATGATCATATCCGTGGCCAGCGGCAAGGGAGGGACTGGAAAGACCACCATCGCCACCAATATGGCCCTTGCATTGGAGAGGGTCCAACTCATCGATTGCGATGTAGAAGAACCCAATGCCCACCTCTTCCTCAAGCCCCAGATAGAAAAGAAGATAACTGTCGCCATATCCATCCCCTGCATTGACGAAGAAAAGTGCACCTACTGCGGACGATGCGCCGAGGCCTGTGAGTTCAACGCCCTTGTCGTCTTCCCCCAGAGCGTCCTGGTCTTCGATGAACTCTGCCATGGCTGTGGCGTCTGCTCTTATGTCTGCCCTGAGGAGGCCATAACGGAAGAAGAAAAGGAGATAGGGTTGATAGAAATGGGGAGCAGGGATGGGATTGAATTCATACATGGCCGGCTCAATGTGGGAGAACCCATGGCCACGCCTATCATCAGGATGGAAAAGTCCCTCATAAAAAAAGAGGGGACAATCATCCTGGATGCACCTCCTGGGACATCCTGTCCTGTCATCGAGACGGTAAAGGGGAGCGATTTCTGCCTCCTGGTGACTGAACCCACCCCCTTTGGCCTGAACGACCTGAGGCTGACGGTGGAGATGTTGAAGAAGTTGGATATACCCATGGGTATCCTCATCAATCGGGCCGATGTAGGGAACACAGGGGTAGCAGAATACTGCCAGCAGGAGGGGATCCCCATCTTCCTCGAGATCCCCATGGATCGCAGAATCGCCAAGCTCTATTCTGAAGGAACCCCCCTGATAGGGGAACTTCCGGAGTACCGGGATAAATTCATCGACCTCTTTGCGCGGATAAAGGAGATGGTAAACGGAGAAGGGGGGAAATAA
- a CDS encoding HAD-IIIA family hydrolase — protein sequence MDLREGVFLDRDGTINQEVGYLSAPEAMELLPGAARAIRLINCLGLRAVVVSNQSGVARGYFPLSTVEEANRRLKLLLAQEGACLDGIYYCPHHPEDGCPCRKPEPGLLKRAAEELGIDLPSSYMAGDRAEDIEAIHRVGGKGILVLTGYGGQQENWPGRPPDFVAQDLLEAVYWIILQEGVKRRQNMAISKELLEILACPKCKGAIVLTEKGDGLICKACKLIYPIKEDIPVMLIEEALPYEEKKG from the coding sequence ATGGATCTGAGGGAAGGGGTCTTTCTAGATCGGGATGGTACCATCAACCAGGAGGTGGGCTATCTGAGCGCCCCCGAGGCCATGGAGCTTCTCCCCGGGGCTGCTCGGGCCATCCGTTTGATCAACTGCCTCGGCCTGCGGGCAGTGGTGGTGAGCAATCAGTCGGGGGTGGCGAGGGGTTATTTCCCTCTGTCCACAGTGGAGGAGGCCAACAGGAGGTTGAAACTCCTTTTGGCCCAAGAGGGGGCCTGTTTGGATGGGATATATTATTGTCCTCACCATCCGGAGGATGGTTGCCCTTGTCGCAAGCCCGAACCTGGCCTGTTGAAGAGGGCTGCCGAGGAGTTGGGGATAGACCTCCCTTCCTCCTATATGGCAGGGGACAGGGCTGAGGATATAGAGGCGATTCATCGGGTGGGGGGGAAAGGGATCTTGGTCTTGACGGGATATGGGGGGCAGCAGGAGAATTGGCCGGGGAGACCTCCGGATTTTGTCGCCCAGGACCTCTTAGAGGCGGTCTATTGGATAATCTTACAGGAAGGTGTAAAAAGGAGGCAGAATATGGCAATCAGCAAGGAATTGTTGGAGATCTTGGCCTGTCCCAAATGCAAGGGTGCAATCGTGCTGACGGAAAAGGGAGATGGGCTCATCTGCAAGGCCTGCAAGCTCATCTACCCCATCAAGGAGGACATCCCGGTGATGCTCATCGAAGAGGCCCTCCCCTACGAGGAGAAAAAGGGTTGA
- a CDS encoding DUF169 domain-containing protein has translation MDLVEEFQRRFGGRWIGVKFYYDELPTSNENPIRDVRFCEAITKSMMRPVLLTPKDLNCRGARYVFGWDNGVKEEMVERFHQQEGFSEIGAEELVQEVPRINGSLKGIGLNVKNGPDILLSYLQPGQVMKLLRTYQVHFGEELTVDLSSIVSICGHVAVEAFVEKRIALSFGCSDARKYGGITRDRVAIGVPTRVAMELLEEKR, from the coding sequence ATGGATTTAGTAGAGGAATTTCAACGGCGGTTTGGGGGTAGATGGATTGGGGTTAAATTCTATTATGATGAACTCCCCACTTCAAACGAAAATCCTATAAGGGATGTCCGTTTCTGCGAGGCCATCACAAAGTCCATGATGCGTCCTGTGCTCTTAACCCCCAAAGACCTCAACTGCCGCGGGGCCCGTTATGTGTTTGGCTGGGATAATGGGGTCAAAGAGGAGATGGTGGAGAGGTTTCACCAGCAGGAGGGCTTCAGCGAGATAGGGGCGGAAGAATTGGTGCAAGAAGTCCCGAGGATCAATGGTTCCCTCAAGGGGATCGGCCTAAATGTCAAGAATGGCCCCGATATATTGTTATCCTATCTCCAGCCCGGGCAGGTAATGAAGTTGCTTAGGACCTATCAGGTCCACTTTGGAGAGGAGCTAACCGTTGACCTCTCGAGTATTGTCTCGATATGTGGACATGTGGCCGTGGAGGCCTTTGTCGAGAAACGAATCGCCCTCTCCTTTGGCTGCAGTGATGCCAGGAAATATGGGGGGATAACCAGGGATAGGGTGGCCATCGGCGTACCTACTAGGGTGGCAATGGAGCTATTGGAGGAGAAAAGATGA
- a CDS encoding iron-sulfur cluster assembly scaffold protein, with protein MDRKDLYRQDLGPEEPIGYIVYNKVILDHFKNPRHAGEIEDPDGVALVGDPDCGDHIQLYIKIEDDKIADIKYKVFGCAAAIATTSILSELAMGKDLDDALQITDDDVIEAAGGVPAKKTHCSLLGVVGLHAAIADYLMRAEKGGR; from the coding sequence ATGGATCGGAAAGACCTTTACCGTCAGGACCTGGGGCCAGAGGAACCGATTGGTTATATCGTCTACAACAAGGTCATCCTCGACCACTTCAAAAATCCCCGCCACGCAGGCGAGATAGAGGACCCCGACGGTGTGGCCCTGGTGGGTGATCCCGATTGTGGCGACCATATACAGCTCTATATAAAGATAGAAGATGACAAAATCGCCGATATCAAGTATAAGGTCTTCGGCTGTGCCGCAGCCATCGCCACCACCAGCATCCTGAGTGAATTGGCCATGGGAAAAGATCTGGATGATGCATTACAGATTACCGATGACGACGTCATTGAAGCAGCAGGAGGGGTACCAGCGAAAAAGACCCACTGCTCCCTGCTGGGAGTGGTGGGGCTCCACGCGGCCATTGCAGACTACCTGATGAGAGCGGAAAAGGGGGGGCGATGA